One window from the genome of Osmerus mordax isolate fOsmMor3 chromosome 19, fOsmMor3.pri, whole genome shotgun sequence encodes:
- the vps51 gene encoding vacuolar protein sorting-associated protein 51 homolog codes for MCNSTNRQSVKMDKDTGSAATSSPDSDAARKRKVHGMLKLYYGLNEEGKTVDQAESLDPCDINGPHFDPDVYLNKLRRECSLGELMDQETCMVKQIRSLDSDMQTLVYENYNKFISATDTIRKMKNDFKKMEDEMDCLTTNMAAITEFSARISGTLQDQHAQITKLSGVHTLLRKLQFLFELPARLNKCLEMQAYSQAVSSHRRARCVLQQYSHMPSFRGIQDDCHAIMDKLALELRQKFRDGGSSSKDLSECVELLLQLDEPAEELCDKFLSHAQSRLEADLLGLEAELFQPPPSAAVAEPPAVASHRSPSCASPRASALPSPSSRTDILEFIDRGCNEFVSSLCLVIASYQELFVNRPEEGDLVSQNIPGMANGKLHTFVDNLASRYFSLVERRIQEERGVGDNSLLVRALDRFHRRLQAVTKLLPGSAVPSQGTEIVVRAARERIKQYLAALQSFYLDSLTDVRQALAAPRLSVGGASGVGGLGGSSMGKDNPTSLPELLSSLSASILNQIKSVLASVHLFTAKDITFSNKPYFKGEFCSQGVRESLVVSFIKFVCQSSRQFCESTGDRGGSTPPALLLLLSRLCLDYETSTISYILTLTDEQFLVQHHSPVTAVTALCLEAREAAQKLLNHYVKVQGLIISQMLRKSVETRDWVNTIEPRNVRAVMKRVVEDTTSIDVQVGLLYEEGVRKAHSSDSSKRTFSVYSSSRQQARYAPSYTPSAPMDTNLLSNIHKLFSERIDIFSPVEFNKVSVLTGIIKISLKTFLECVRLRTFGRYGLQQIQVDCHYLQMYLWRFVSDENLVHFLLDEIVASTAHRGLDPAPMEQSVIEVICERG; via the exons AGAATGTTCTCTCGGGGAGTTGATGGATCAAGAGACCTGTATGGTAAAGCAGATTCGCTCCTTGGACAGTGACATGCAAACTCTGGTGTATGAGAACTACAACAAGTTCATATCTGCTACTG ACACCATCAGAAAAATGAAGAATGATTTCAAGAAGATGGAAGATGAGATGGACTGCCTCACCACCAACATGGCCGCCATCACAGAGTTCAGTGCCCGCATCAGTGGGACTCTTCAGGATCAGCACGCTCAGATCACCAAACTGTCAG GGGTGCACACCCTCCTGAGGAAGCTGCAGTTCCTGTTCGAGCTCCCGGCCAGGCTGAACAAGTGTCTGGAGATGCAGGCCTACTCCCAGGCCGTGAGCTCCCACCGTCGAGCCCGCTGCGTCCTGCAGCAGTACAGCCACATGCCCTCCTTCAGGGGCATACAGGACGACTGCCACGCCATCATGGACAAGCTGGCGCTGGAGCTACGGCAGAAGTTCAG GGACGGAGGCTCCAGTTCCAAGgacctgtctgagtgtgtggagctcctgctgcagctggacGAGCCAGCCGAGGAGCTCTGCGACAAGTTCCTGAGCCACGCCCAGTCACGGCTGGAAGCAGACCTCCTGGGGCTGGAGGCGGAGCTGttccagcctcccccctccgccGCCGTGGCCGAACCACCCGCCGTGGCCTCCCACAGGTCCCCCTCCTGCGCCTCCCCGAGAGCCAGCGCCCTACCCTCTCCCAGCTCCCGGACGGACATTTTAGAATTCATTGACCGAGGTTGCAACGAGTTTGTCAGCAGCCTGTGCCTGGTGATAGCGTCCTATCAGGAGCTGTTCGTCAACCGGCCAGAAGAGGGCGATCTCGTGTCCCAAAACATCCCTGGGATGGCGAACGGCAAGCTGCATACTTTCGTAGACAACCTGGCCTCCCGCTACTTCTCCCTGGTGGAGCGTAGGATCCAGGAGGAGCGAGGGGTCGGGGATAACTCCCTGCTTGTTCGCGCTCTGGACCGCTTCCACCGCCGGCTCCAGGCCGTGACCAAGCTCCTCCCCGGGTCCGCGGTGCCGAGCCAGGGGACGGAGATCGTGGTGCGGGCAGCCAGGGAGCGGATCAAGCAGTACCTCGCGGCCCTCCAGAGCTTCTACCTGGACAGCCTGACTGACGTGAGGCAGGCCCTGGCGGCGCCTCGGCTCTCTGTGGGCGGGGCCTCGGGGGTGGGGGGCCTTGGGGGGTCGTCCATGGGGAAAGACAACCCCACCAGCCtgccagagctgctctcctccctgtccgccTCCATCCTCAACCAGATCAAGTCTGTGTTGGCGTCGGTGCACCTCTTCACGGCGAAGGACATTACCTTCTCGAACAAGCCTTACTTCAAG ggggAGTTCTGCAGCCAGGGGGTGCGGGAGAGCCTCGTGGTCAGTTTCAtcaagtttgtgtgtcagtcgtCCCGCCAGTTCTGTGAGAGcacgggggacaggggggggtccacgccccccgccctcctcctgctcctgtctCGTCTCTGCCTGGACTACGAAacctccaccatctcctacaTCCTCACCCTCACAGACGAGCAGTTCCTCGTGCAG CATCACAGTCCTGTAACCGCCGTCACAGCTTTGTGTTTAGAGGCTCGCGAGGCAGCACAGAAACTGCTGAATCATTACGTCAAG GTTCAGGGCCTGATCATTTCTCAGATGTTGAGGAAGAGCGTGGAGACGAGGGACTGGGTCAACACCATCGAGCCCCGGAACGTGCGAGCGGTGATgaagagggtggtggaggacacCACGTCCATCGACGTGCAG GTGGGGCTGCTGTATGAGGAGGGTGTGAGGAAGGCTCACAGTAGTGACTCCAGCAAGAGGACCTTTTCTGTGTACAGCAGCTCTAGGCAGCAGGCCCGCTACGCTCCCAGCTACACGCCCAG TGCTCCCATGGATACCAATCTCCTGAGCAACATACACAAGCTGTTCTCAGAAAGGATTGATATCTTCAGCCCGGTCGAGTTTAACAAG GTTTCAGTGTTGACAGGAATCATCAAGATAAGCTTGAAGACGTTCCTGGAGTGCGTCCGTCTGCGCACCTTCGGTCGCTACGGCCTGCAGCAGATCCAG GTGGACTGCCACTACCTGCAGATGTACCTGTGGCGTTTCGTGTCAGACGAGAACCTGGTCCACTTCCTCCTGGACGAGATCGTGGCTAGCACCGCTCACCGCGGCCTCGACCCCGCCCCCATGGAGCAGAGCGTCATCGAGGTCATCTGTgagaggggttaa